The Flavobacterium marginilacus genome window below encodes:
- the xyl3A gene encoding xylan 1,4-beta-xylosidase: MKINCLIIISLFSICSINAQKYPYQNSSLSSEERAKDLISRLTLEEKAALMCDQSDAVPRLGIKKFNWWSEALHGYANNDNVTVFPEPIGMAASFDDQFVYRVFDAVSDEARAKYNQWIKNGNENKRFLSLSVWTPNVNIFRDPRWGRGQETYGEDPYLTSRMGISVVKGLQGPADSKYRKLLACAKHFAVHSGPEWSRHELNLNSVDPRELYETYLPAFKALVKDADVREVMCAYQRLDDEPCCSNTRLLQRILRDEWGYKYMVVSDCGAVTDFYTTHKVSSDAVHAASKAVLAGTDVECVWEKYPFKNLPEAVAKDLIKESDINKSLLRVLVGRFDLGEMDDDAIVPWTKIPASVLNNKEHQQLALEMAHKTMTLLQNKNNVLPLNKTAGKIAVIGPNADNEPVLWGNYNGTPVRTITIKDGIESKIGANKIVYDKACDLVEDKVTQTYFDQISFEGKKGMKATYWNNPNREGASVISQQIVNPIKMTTAGQHEFASGVKLEGFSAKYETEYTAKQNDTLVFKTGITGVFELLVNGKSISKANNWRTVPSNIPFVVEAGKKYKIEILYAQSNNWQANLEFDFGKGFDIDFSKLVQKLKGIDTVVFVGGLSTLLEGEEMPVSYPGFKDGDRTNIELPSVQRKCLKELKDAGKKVVFVNCSGSAIALAPETSSCDAILQAWYPGESGGQAVADVLFGDYNPAGKLPVSFYKNSEILGDFENYSMKNRTYRYTTDVLFPFGFGLSYSEFNIGSGTLSKTNIKPTENTQLSFPIQNISKRDGTEIVQVYVRKLNDSNGPLKTLKAFKRINLKAGEKQNVTIDLPASSFEFYDTKINKMNVASGEYEVYYGNSSDAKDLKMTTVYIK; this comes from the coding sequence ATGAAAATTAATTGTCTCATCATCATAAGTTTATTTTCAATATGCAGCATAAATGCGCAGAAATATCCTTACCAGAATTCTTCACTCAGTTCAGAAGAAAGAGCCAAGGATTTAATTTCAAGACTGACACTTGAAGAAAAAGCCGCATTAATGTGCGACCAGTCTGATGCTGTGCCAAGGCTTGGAATTAAAAAATTCAACTGGTGGAGTGAAGCTTTGCATGGCTATGCAAATAATGATAATGTAACTGTTTTTCCAGAACCTATCGGTATGGCAGCTTCATTTGACGATCAGTTTGTTTATCGTGTTTTTGATGCCGTATCTGATGAAGCCAGAGCAAAATACAATCAGTGGATTAAAAACGGAAATGAAAATAAACGGTTTTTAAGTCTCTCAGTATGGACTCCAAACGTAAATATTTTTAGAGACCCGCGCTGGGGACGAGGTCAGGAAACTTATGGAGAGGATCCTTATCTTACTTCACGAATGGGTATTTCTGTTGTGAAGGGACTGCAGGGACCAGCAGATTCTAAATACCGTAAGCTCTTGGCCTGCGCAAAGCATTTTGCTGTTCATTCCGGCCCGGAATGGAGCAGACACGAATTAAATCTTAATAGTGTAGATCCTAGAGAATTGTATGAAACCTACCTGCCGGCATTTAAAGCACTAGTGAAGGATGCAGATGTAAGGGAAGTTATGTGTGCCTATCAGCGTCTGGATGATGAACCTTGCTGCAGTAATACCCGTCTTTTGCAGCGTATTCTTCGTGATGAATGGGGATATAAATACATGGTAGTTTCAGATTGCGGAGCAGTAACTGATTTTTATACTACTCATAAAGTCTCATCAGATGCGGTACATGCTGCTTCCAAAGCTGTACTTGCAGGAACTGACGTAGAATGTGTTTGGGAGAAGTACCCTTTTAAAAACCTGCCCGAAGCTGTTGCAAAAGATTTAATTAAAGAATCTGATATTAACAAAAGTCTGCTTCGTGTTTTAGTGGGGCGTTTTGATTTAGGTGAAATGGACGATGATGCTATTGTGCCTTGGACAAAGATTCCTGCTTCGGTTCTTAATAATAAAGAACATCAGCAGTTAGCACTTGAAATGGCTCATAAAACAATGACGCTTCTGCAGAATAAAAACAATGTTCTTCCTTTAAATAAAACAGCTGGTAAGATTGCAGTTATTGGTCCAAACGCTGATAATGAACCTGTGTTATGGGGAAATTATAATGGTACACCCGTTAGAACCATTACGATAAAAGATGGAATTGAATCCAAAATAGGAGCAAACAAAATCGTTTATGATAAAGCCTGTGATTTAGTAGAAGATAAAGTAACTCAGACTTATTTTGACCAAATTTCATTTGAAGGGAAAAAAGGAATGAAAGCTACTTATTGGAACAATCCAAACAGAGAGGGCGCTAGTGTAATTTCTCAGCAGATTGTTAATCCTATAAAAATGACTACTGCGGGTCAGCATGAGTTTGCTTCAGGAGTTAAGCTGGAAGGATTTTCTGCAAAGTATGAAACAGAATATACAGCGAAACAAAACGATACACTTGTTTTTAAAACTGGGATTACCGGTGTTTTTGAATTGTTAGTGAACGGGAAATCAATTTCAAAAGCCAATAATTGGCGGACAGTTCCTTCTAATATTCCATTTGTTGTAGAGGCAGGGAAAAAATATAAAATTGAAATTCTTTATGCTCAGTCAAACAATTGGCAGGCCAATCTAGAATTCGATTTTGGAAAAGGATTTGATATCGATTTCAGCAAATTGGTTCAAAAATTAAAAGGTATCGATACGGTAGTTTTTGTAGGCGGACTTTCGACTTTGCTTGAAGGCGAAGAAATGCCTGTTTCTTATCCGGGTTTTAAAGACGGTGACCGTACAAATATTGAGCTTCCATCTGTTCAGAGAAAATGTTTGAAAGAACTCAAAGATGCCGGCAAAAAAGTAGTTTTTGTAAACTGTTCCGGTTCTGCCATTGCTTTAGCTCCTGAAACCTCGAGCTGTGATGCTATTTTACAGGCGTGGTATCCAGGAGAATCGGGCGGTCAAGCTGTTGCCGATGTACTTTTTGGAGATTATAATCCTGCTGGAAAACTGCCGGTTTCATTTTATAAAAATTCAGAGATACTAGGTGATTTTGAAAATTATTCAATGAAGAACCGTACTTACAGATATACAACAGATGTTTTATTTCCTTTTGGTTTTGGCTTAAGTTACTCTGAATTTAATATTGGCTCAGGCACATTAAGCAAGACAAATATAAAACCGACTGAAAACACGCAGTTAAGTTTTCCAATACAAAATATCAGTAAACGTGATGGAACCGAAATTGTTCAGGTGTATGTCCGAAAATTAAATGATTCCAACGGTCCTTTAAAAACATTAAAAGCTTTTAAAAGAATCAATTTAAAGGCAGGCGAAAAACAAAATGTTACGATCGATTTACCGGCTTCTTCATTTGAGTTTTATGATACTAAAATTAATAAAATGAATGTGGCAT
- a CDS encoding glycoside hydrolase family 43 protein, with protein MKNKISIIFTCLILIMQTAVFSQKTTAKNPVIYADVPDLSIIRVGNTYYMSSTTMHMNPGVPIMKSNDLVNWKLINYAYETLEDNDDKLNLDNGKNDYGRGSWASSLRYHNGTYYVSTFSGTTGKTYIFSTKNLEKGPWKKNVLNASYHDHSIFFDDDGRIYMVYGNGKLFVKELNADLSGIKEGGLDQVLIENASAPAGSNIMLNSEGSQLFKVKGKYYLFNIAWPKGGMRTVVIHRADNINGLWEGKIGLQDLGVAQGGIIDTPDGKWFSYLFRDAGGVGRIPYLVPVKWENGWPILGENGKVPETLDLPANKSLIPGIVNSDDFTRKNGETDLPLVWQWNHNPDNKLWSVTERKGYLRLKTERIDNSFLQAKNTLTQRTFGPESSGEIMIEVSKMKDGDFAGLSLLQKDFGLIAVKAENGSKKIVMIDISKEIESVPLNQDKVYFKAECNFKDKADTGRFFYSLDGKKWISIGNAIKLPYTLPHFMGYRFGLFNYATKNTGGFADFDYFHISDKISKTN; from the coding sequence ATGAAAAATAAAATTAGTATCATTTTTACCTGTCTGATTTTAATTATGCAGACGGCAGTATTTTCTCAAAAAACGACAGCCAAAAATCCCGTGATTTATGCAGATGTGCCTGATTTATCTATCATTAGAGTTGGGAATACATACTACATGAGCAGTACCACAATGCACATGAATCCGGGTGTTCCAATCATGAAATCCAATGATTTAGTGAACTGGAAACTTATTAATTATGCTTATGAAACATTAGAGGATAATGATGATAAACTGAATTTAGATAATGGTAAAAATGATTATGGCAGAGGTTCATGGGCCAGCAGTCTGCGCTATCATAATGGCACTTATTATGTCAGTACTTTTTCTGGGACAACTGGTAAAACGTATATTTTTTCCACAAAAAATTTAGAAAAAGGTCCTTGGAAAAAAAATGTATTAAATGCTTCTTACCATGACCATTCGATTTTTTTTGATGATGACGGCAGGATTTATATGGTTTATGGTAACGGAAAACTTTTTGTAAAAGAATTAAATGCTGATTTATCGGGAATTAAAGAAGGAGGATTGGATCAGGTATTAATTGAAAACGCCAGCGCTCCAGCCGGAAGCAATATTATGCTTAATTCGGAGGGTTCTCAGCTTTTTAAGGTGAAAGGAAAATACTATCTGTTTAATATCGCCTGGCCAAAAGGAGGAATGCGAACTGTAGTTATACATCGGGCGGACAATATTAACGGCCTTTGGGAAGGAAAAATCGGTTTGCAGGATTTAGGTGTTGCACAAGGCGGAATTATTGATACTCCTGACGGAAAATGGTTTTCTTATTTATTTAGAGATGCAGGAGGCGTAGGCCGTATTCCCTATCTGGTTCCTGTTAAATGGGAAAACGGCTGGCCAATATTAGGAGAAAATGGTAAAGTGCCGGAAACTTTAGATTTACCGGCTAATAAAAGCCTTATTCCGGGTATTGTAAATTCTGATGATTTTACCCGAAAAAATGGAGAAACTGATTTACCATTAGTGTGGCAGTGGAATCACAATCCAGACAACAAACTTTGGTCTGTTACAGAAAGAAAAGGCTATTTAAGATTAAAAACAGAACGAATCGACAACAGTTTTCTGCAAGCTAAAAATACTTTAACTCAAAGAACTTTTGGCCCTGAAAGTTCAGGTGAAATAATGATTGAAGTTTCTAAAATGAAAGACGGCGATTTTGCAGGACTTTCATTATTGCAGAAAGATTTCGGACTAATAGCTGTAAAAGCTGAAAACGGTTCTAAAAAAATCGTAATGATTGATATTTCCAAAGAAATTGAAAGTGTTCCTTTAAATCAGGACAAAGTATACTTTAAAGCCGAATGTAATTTCAAAGATAAAGCTGATACAGGAAGATTTTTCTACAGTCTGGATGGAAAAAAATGGATTAGTATCGGAAATGCTATAAAACTGCCATACACACTTCCGCATTTTATGGGATACCGTTTTGGACTTTTCAATTATGCAACCAAAAATACGGGCGGTTTTGCGGATTTTGATTATTTCCATATCAGTGATAAAATTTCGAAAACGAATTAG